In Hyalangium gracile, the genomic window TCCGTCCTGCTCATGGCGCCATCGTAATTCACTCGTGGCACCTCGACAATTGACTTCCTCAACCATTGGGGATGACAAGCTCACCGGTTCCCCGTGTGCCTGGAAGCCACGGGACGGGGCAGCCTGATGGCCCCCCGCCCCGCTCACGCCGCGCTCAGCAGGCGATGTCGAGGCAGGAGGCGCCCTTCGGCGCGCAGACGCCGCAGCTCGGGTTGCAGCACCAGGTGCCCGCGCCGCAGCTGTTGCCACCGCAGGAGCCGCCCAGCTGCTGCTCCTCCGGGGGCAGCGGCTTCATGGCCGCCGCCTCGGGCTGCTGCGGCTGCTGCGCCACCTCGCACATCACGTCCAGACATGAGGCGCCCTTCGGGGCGCAGACGCCACAGCTCGCGTTGCAGCAGTAGGTGCCCTTGCCACAGGTGTTGCTGCCGCAGGGCACGCCGATGACGTTCTCGTCCGCCTCCGCTCCGCCACCGTTGTGGAGGCCGGCGCCAGCAACGGGGTCGACGTTCGCATGCTGAGCCTGCGTGTCGGTGGACTCCTCCACCGTGCCGCCGCACGCCGAGGCCATCAGGGCCAACACCGCGACTGCCATCCAACGAAGCTTCATGGGAACTCCCGTGGGTAGAGGGACACTGCCGGCGCGGGAAGGTACGGAAGCCTCGACTCAAAAAACAGGACTTCCTGCATCTCTTTGAAATCCAGCCAGAGCCGCAACCCTCCTACATCAGCCACGCTTGAGCAGCTTGAAGGCCACCTCGCGGCCCTGCCCGGCCCTCAGGGCCAGGTGGATCCACAGGATGGCCAGGGACTCCAGGTGGGCCGCGTTGCGCATGGGGCCCACGTCGATGGGCGTGAAGCCGGCACGGGTGGCGATGGAAGCCACGAGCGCCTTGGCCTCCGCGTCGTCTCCGGCCAGCTGCACGTCGACGGACGTGGTGCCAATCTTCGGATCGAGGTGGAACTCGGAGCCGAAGGTGGAGAACCCCTTCACCACGCGAGCCTTCGGGAAGGCCTTGGCGAGCGCGGCGGTCAGCGAGCCCTCGGGGGGCGGGGTGTGAACGGGACCGTCGTCCCACCGGAGCGGGTTGTTGCAGTCCACGAGCACCTTGCCGGAGATGTCTCCCAGGGAGCCGGCGGCCTCCACGACGGCGTTGCCAGGCACGGCGAGGATGATGACGTCGGCCCACTTGGCGGCCTCGGGCACGCTCGTGACGTCCGCCCTGCCTTCGCACCGGGCGAGCACGTCCTTCAGGTCCTTGCCCTCGCGGACGCCGAAGCGGATGGAGAAGCCACTGCGGGCAAGGAGGATGCCCAGATTGCCGCCGACGTTCCCGGCACCGATGAGGGCAATACGAGGGTTCTGGCTCATGACAGGACTCCTGGGAGATGGGGAGGGCATGAGGCCGCTCCCCTGGCCCGGAAGGTCTAGCGCCCCCATTCCCAGGGCTGTGTTTCATTTCTCGCAACGGGATGTTGCATGCGGCGCAACCCTCCACGGCCTGCTCCAGGGTGGACGGGGCCCCTGCGCCATCCCGGAGCACGCCGCCCCAGAGTGGAGCATCCCTCCGGGCGGGGCTCCGTCACGAGCGCCAGTGCTTTTGCGGGGTTGGCCATGGCACGGCAGGTGCTTTCCAGGAGAGCGTGACTTTCCTGAGGAGGCGCCATGTCGGGAGTTGATACGAACCTGCTCAAGCACTTCAACCTCGCGGCCCAGCTGGGCCATGACGGCGAGCACTGGGCCGCGCTCTCCGCGTATCGGTCGGTGATTGCCCGGGCCAGTGAGCCGGGGGGCCCGAAGAGCTCGCCGGCGTTCATCGCCACCGCGCGCATGCGGGTGGGGCTCTGCCTGAAGGACCTGGCGCTCCATGAGGAGGCGCGGCAGGAGTTCGCCGACATGGCGCCCTTGGCCGGTGCGCTCGCCCGCGCGGCGCGCTTCGAGTACCACTTCGCCTACGGCACCACGCTGGGGAGGCTCCGCCGGATGGAGGAGATGTACCTGGAGCTCCTCCAGGCGATGAGCGTCGCCGAGGCCATGGGGGACTACACCTCTCGGCTCGAGCGCTGCTGGGTGAAGCTGCTCTCCCACGCCGAGCAGGCGCGGGACTGGGACTTCCTGGAGCAGAAGGCGCGGCTGGCGGCGGACATCGCGCACAAGCGCGGGATGATGCGGCTCTACGTCTACGCCACGGACATGGCCTCGGTGGCCCGCCACCACCGCCAGCAGCTGAACTGAGAGGCGCCTCCGCGCCTTGCCTCAGCTGCCAGCGCTCTGGACGAGCGAGAGGGGCGCGGTCTCCTCCGTGGGGCCCTGAGCGAAGTAGATGCGCTCGAGCAGCTTGCGCTGATGGATGAGGGGCTTGTCGTACTTGCCCAGTCGCATGCCCTTGAGGCTGTACGGCGTGTCGGCGACGAGCGGGATGAAGCGCGCGTCATCGCGGATCTCGAACCAGGCGAGCACGCGCTGGGCCTGGCGCACCACGGGCAGCAGCGGCCGGAAGCGCGCGTCCAGGAGCTTGAGGAACGCGAAGACGTGGAAGCGGGTGGTGCGCGGCGTCTCCGGCACCATGAAGATGGCGAAGTGGTGGTGGAACGGGCGCGGCGCGCCCGAGGGCGCTCTCCAGTGGATGGAGTAGTTGGTCCGCACGGGATCGAAGCGCGTCACCCAGTCGTTGTGGAAGGTGTCGCCGGGCTTCAGCAGCAGCAGCCGCACCAGCCGGCTGGCCCGCTGGGGCGCGCGGTAGTGCACCTCCGTGCGGTCCTCGTGGTTCTCCGCGGAGTAGTCGATGTGGTGGGTGTCGTGGTCGTCCCAGCCCAGGCGCGTGTGGACGAACGGGGTGTGCTCGTCCTCGCTGAAGTTGTCGAGCGCCACGTGCAGCGGCGCGCGGAACAGCATGGAGAAGGCGCCGGTGAACTCGAAGCCCTCGGGCGCGAAGTCCGGGAAGGCGGACAGCGGCGTGTCCCGCGCGGAGAGCCACAGGTAGCCGTAGCGCTCGACGAGCTGGAAGGCGCGCGCGTCGCACTTCTTCAGGTCGGGCTGGCTGGGGCTGCGGCCGTGGCCCTCGGCGTCGAAGTTCCAGCCATGGTACGGGCACTGCAGCCGGCCGTCCCTGCTCACCTTGCCCGCGGAGAGCGGCGCGAAGCGGTGAGGGCAGGCATCCGCCAGCGCGGCGGCCTTCCCCGTCCCATCCCGGAACAGGGCGTAGGCGCGTCCGGCCAGCTCCACACGCAAGGGCTTCTTTTGAAGCGCCCGGGCTGGCAGAACGGGGTGGAAGAAGCGGGTGACATCCGGCATGGGTTCCATACGCCTCAACATAATGCCCCTGCTCGGGGTGGTGCTGGCCCTCTCGGTCGCCTGCGTCCGGCGCCCCCTCGCCACATGTCCGGACAAGGGGGGACACACGTGGCGCGAAGTGAACAGCCCTCACTTCCGAGTATTGACGGACCTGGGCAACCGCGTGGCCCGCCTGTCGGCCTTGGAGCTGGAGCAGCTGCGCGCCGCCCTGCTCCTCGTCTGGGGGAGCCCGGTGGATCCCGCCGGCCAGGTGGAGGTCATCGTCGCCCGCAGCGACGTGGAGCTGGAGGAGTTTACCCAGGGCGCGCCCATGGAGGCGTTCCTGGACTCCTCCGGCCGGAGCCCGCTGATGGTGATGGCGGGAGACGGGGAGTACCTCCTGCAGCGCCCCGAGTCCCTGCAGGTGCAGGCGCACGAGCTGGCCCACCACATCGGCCGCTTCGTGATGGTGCGGCAGCCGCGGTGGCTCTCGGAGGGGCTGGCCACCTACCTCCAGACGGTGCGGTTCACCAACCTGCGCAGGAAGGCCACGTTCGGGGAGTTTCCTCCGGACTACGCCCGCTACCTGCGCAGCCACCGGCGGCTGCCGATGAAGCAGCTGTGGACGTGGGATCGACGGCCGTATGCAAACTCGGAGGACTCGCTGCCCTACTACGCGACGTCCTGGCTGTGGGTGGTGTACCTGATGGACCGCCAGCCGGAGCGCTTCCGGAGCTTCCAGGAGCGGCTGTCGCGCGCCGAGGAGCCCCGTCAGGCCTGGGAGGCGACCTTCCAGGACGTGCCTGGGCTGGAGGAGGACCTCCAGAAGTACGAGCCGAAGGAGGAGGGACGGCTCACGGTGGAGCTGCCACCCATCGCTCCGGAGCTCGAGGTGAGGGAGCTGGACTGCGCGGAGATCCACGCCCTGCGCGCTCGGCTCTTCCTGCGCAGCCCGGGGCCGCGGCGCGTGGCGGAGCGCGTGCGGCTGGCGAACGAGGAGGTGAAGGAGGCGCTGCGCGAGGACCCGACGAACGTGAGCGCCGTGCAGCTGAGGGCAAGCTTCACTCCCGAGCCGGAGAAGCGGCTCGCCCTCGCGCGGGCGCTGGTCCAGGCCCGGCCGGAGAGCGGAGCCGCGTGGAGCCTGCTGGGCCAGTCACTCCAGGAGGCGGGCGCTCCGGCGGCAGAGCAGGTGAGCGCGCTCCAGCGGGCGCTGGAGCTGGAGCCGGAGGACGTGGATGCCCTGGTGGCGATGGCCTGGCTCCACACGGAGCAGGGCGCTACGGCGGAGGGGCTGACGAAGGCCGAGCGCGCCGTCCGTCTTGCGCCTGGGAGAGCCTCCACGCTGGAGGCCTACGCGGCGCTGCTCTTCCAGGCGGGGCGGTGCGAGGAGAGCGTCACCGCGCAGCAGCGAGCCATCGGCGTGCTGGGCGGCCACGTCACCGAGGCCCTCCGGCCCGCGGCGGAGGCCACGCGAGAGGCGATGCGGCGCAAGCTCGCGGAGTACGAGCGTCACTGCGTGGACGGGCGGAAGCGCTGAGCCCCAACGGGCGTCACTCCGGCGCGCTCGTGGACTACAGTGAGGGCGCCGTGGAAACCCCCGCTCCCAGCCGGCGCCGTCTCCTGCTCGTGATGGCGGCCTTCCTGCTCTCCGCCGTGCTCGCGGTGGGCGGAGTGCTCTACATGCACGGCCTGCTGCCGGCCTCCGTCCCGAGCGGGGACTTCCCCTTCCACTACGGCGGCTATGCGCGCGTGCTGCGCCACGTGAAGCCGGACGGGGACGTGGACTTCTCCGCCATGGGCCGGGAGCGCCTGGAGCTGGACACCTTCGTGCGCTCCCTGGCCACCTTCTCGCCGCGCTCGCGGCCCGACCTCTTCGAGAAGCCCGAGGACGCGCTGGCCTACTGGCTCAACGCCTACCACGCGCTGGTGCTGCAGGCGCTGGTGGACGAGTACCCCTACCTGGAGAGCGTCGAGAGCAAATGGCTGGGCAGCTTCTTCTGGAGCCGCTCGTGGCCGGTGGGAGGCCAGCGGCTGACGCTCTGGGCGCTGAAGCACCGCATCCTCCTGAAGGAGTTCGCGGACCCGCGCATCCACCTCGCCCTCTTCCGAGGCACGCGCGGCGGGCCGCTGCTGGATGGGGCCCCCTTCGAGCCCGCCTTCCTCGACTCGCAGCTCAACGACGCGGCCCGGCGCTTCATCGGCGACAAGCGCCACGTACGGCTGGAGGGAAACACCGTCCACCTGGCCCGCGTCTTCGACACCTACCGGGAGGACTTCCTCGCCGCGCTGCCCGAGGGCCGCCGAGGCACCGTGCTCCAGTTCGTCTGGGCCTTCCTTCCAGACACGTGCACGGACCGCTATGGCTGCGACACCCGGGGAGACCTCGATCGCGTGTGCGGCACGAAGCTCGACCAGTGCAGCATCGCCTTCGAGGCCGAGAATGTGTCGCTCCCGGATGCCGCCGAGCGCGGGCTCCGGACTGGCGCTCCGTAAACGCCAGCCCCGCCCCCTGTCGGCCGACGGGTTGCGAACTGGTATGCCTGTCATACCAGTTGGTGGCGCTCTGGACCGACACGGGCACCTCCCGAGAGGTTGTAGGGGCTCGGGGGGCGGTGTGCGCATCGCGCCCGGGGCCAGTCGGTCGAGCAGCGACAGACAGGTTGGGACGGCACGCGGGTGCCGTCCCCTGTGTCCCGTCTCAGGCCCGGCCCGCCGCCTGCCGTCCCCGCCGCGAGAGCGCGTCGATGGAGGCCGCCACGAGCAGCACCGCGCCCGTGACCATGAACTTCACGGACGAGGACAGCGCCAGCAGGTCCATCCCGTTGGAGATGGAGCCGATGACCAGCGCGCCGAGGATGGCCGACCACGCCGAGCCACGGCCACCGAAGAGGCTGGTGCCGCCGATGACCGCCGCCGCGATCGAGTTGAGCAGCACGTCACCGCTGCCCGAGGACTGGTTCACGGCCAGCAGGCGCGAGGACGCGAGGATGCCGCCGGCCGCGGCCATGGTCGACGCCAGCGTGAAGATGGCCACGCGGATGGTCTCCACGCGGATGCCGGCCCGCTTGGCCGCCTCCGCGTTGCCGCCCACCGCGAAGACGTGACGGCCGAAGCGCGTGCGCTTGATGAGCAGCTCGATCAGCACCACGAAGCCCGCGAAGATGAGCCCCGCCAGGGGCAGGCCGCGGTCCTGGGTGAAGACGGCGACGGCCGCCACCACCGCGCCGGAGATGACCACCATGCGCGCCACCGTGGAGCGCATGGGCGCCAGGGGCAGCCCCGCCCCCGCGCGCCGCCAGCGCTCCACCAGCACCGAGGCCACGTAGAGCAGGATGATCAGGATCGCCACCGGCCA contains:
- a CDS encoding NADPH-dependent F420 reductase yields the protein MSQNPRIALIGAGNVGGNLGILLARSGFSIRFGVREGKDLKDVLARCEGRADVTSVPEAAKWADVIILAVPGNAVVEAAGSLGDISGKVLVDCNNPLRWDDGPVHTPPPEGSLTAALAKAFPKARVVKGFSTFGSEFHLDPKIGTTSVDVQLAGDDAEAKALVASIATRAGFTPIDVGPMRNAAHLESLAILWIHLALRAGQGREVAFKLLKRG
- a CDS encoding Rieske 2Fe-2S domain-containing protein, which encodes MPDVTRFFHPVLPARALQKKPLRVELAGRAYALFRDGTGKAAALADACPHRFAPLSAGKVSRDGRLQCPYHGWNFDAEGHGRSPSQPDLKKCDARAFQLVERYGYLWLSARDTPLSAFPDFAPEGFEFTGAFSMLFRAPLHVALDNFSEDEHTPFVHTRLGWDDHDTHHIDYSAENHEDRTEVHYRAPQRASRLVRLLLLKPGDTFHNDWVTRFDPVRTNYSIHWRAPSGAPRPFHHHFAIFMVPETPRTTRFHVFAFLKLLDARFRPLLPVVRQAQRVLAWFEIRDDARFIPLVADTPYSLKGMRLGKYDKPLIHQRKLLERIYFAQGPTEETAPLSLVQSAGS
- a CDS encoding DUF1570 domain-containing protein; the encoded protein is MNSPHFRVLTDLGNRVARLSALELEQLRAALLLVWGSPVDPAGQVEVIVARSDVELEEFTQGAPMEAFLDSSGRSPLMVMAGDGEYLLQRPESLQVQAHELAHHIGRFVMVRQPRWLSEGLATYLQTVRFTNLRRKATFGEFPPDYARYLRSHRRLPMKQLWTWDRRPYANSEDSLPYYATSWLWVVYLMDRQPERFRSFQERLSRAEEPRQAWEATFQDVPGLEEDLQKYEPKEEGRLTVELPPIAPELEVRELDCAEIHALRARLFLRSPGPRRVAERVRLANEEVKEALREDPTNVSAVQLRASFTPEPEKRLALARALVQARPESGAAWSLLGQSLQEAGAPAAEQVSALQRALELEPEDVDALVAMAWLHTEQGATAEGLTKAERAVRLAPGRASTLEAYAALLFQAGRCEESVTAQQRAIGVLGGHVTEALRPAAEATREAMRRKLAEYERHCVDGRKR
- a CDS encoding DUF547 domain-containing protein, yielding METPAPSRRRLLLVMAAFLLSAVLAVGGVLYMHGLLPASVPSGDFPFHYGGYARVLRHVKPDGDVDFSAMGRERLELDTFVRSLATFSPRSRPDLFEKPEDALAYWLNAYHALVLQALVDEYPYLESVESKWLGSFFWSRSWPVGGQRLTLWALKHRILLKEFADPRIHLALFRGTRGGPLLDGAPFEPAFLDSQLNDAARRFIGDKRHVRLEGNTVHLARVFDTYREDFLAALPEGRRGTVLQFVWAFLPDTCTDRYGCDTRGDLDRVCGTKLDQCSIAFEAENVSLPDAAERGLRTGAP
- a CDS encoding sugar ABC transporter permease produces the protein MSAPREIAVDPRLIQDAPGLKGAWQGFLRRVSQGELGSLPVLIGLVVIWLIFYMANERFLSAVNLTNLMLQIAAMGTISAGIVLVLLLGEIDLSAGAVSGLSAAVMTILNVKQQWAPVPSILMGLAAGAGIGLFHGLWITRLRVPSFVVTLAGLLGWQGALLFALGGTGTVNLNDPLITGLTGTFFEAEIAWPVAILIILLYVASVLVERWRRAGAGLPLAPMRSTVARMVVISGAVVAAVAVFTQDRGLPLAGLIFAGFVVLIELLIKRTRFGRHVFAVGGNAEAAKRAGIRVETIRVAIFTLASTMAAAGGILASSRLLAVNQSSGSGDVLLNSIAAAVIGGTSLFGGRGSAWSAILGALVIGSISNGMDLLALSSSVKFMVTGAVLLVAASIDALSRRGRQAAGRA